The Sphaerospermopsis torques-reginae ITEP-024 genome has a window encoding:
- a CDS encoding tetratricopeptide repeat protein, which yields MKWQLLTHNRQVLGRIFKIAVVTVFSGILCVSCNQNQDVLVTEIGVSPPNRLTPRTSKAGEFYIQGQNQHAKGNSEAAIAAYSRSISLNSQYAPAFKSRGLAYFDIGNKEGAIADYNQALRLNPNDAETYNNRGNTFASLGDQQAAISDYNEAIRLAPNYAEAFNNRGNARAAQGDRNGAIEDYTEAIRIDENYSVAYNNRGNAYAAVGDPQKAIADYNQAIRLNPNFGPGFNNRGNAFAAAGDKRSALQDLQRAAAIFDREGNKELYQQVMKNIQELGN from the coding sequence ATGAAATGGCAGTTATTGACACATAATAGACAAGTGCTAGGCAGAATATTCAAAATAGCAGTAGTTACTGTTTTCAGTGGGATTTTATGCGTTTCTTGCAATCAAAATCAGGATGTTTTAGTAACTGAAATAGGGGTGAGTCCTCCTAACCGACTGACACCTAGAACATCCAAAGCAGGAGAGTTTTATATTCAGGGACAAAATCAGCACGCTAAAGGTAATTCTGAAGCGGCTATTGCTGCTTATAGTCGTTCAATTAGTCTTAATTCTCAATATGCACCTGCGTTTAAAAGTCGGGGTTTAGCATATTTTGATATTGGTAATAAAGAAGGTGCGATCGCTGATTATAATCAAGCTTTGCGTCTCAATCCCAATGATGCAGAAACTTATAATAATCGTGGTAATACTTTTGCATCTTTGGGAGATCAACAAGCAGCTATTTCTGATTATAATGAAGCGATTCGTTTAGCTCCAAATTATGCCGAAGCTTTTAATAATCGCGGAAATGCTCGTGCAGCCCAAGGTGATAGAAATGGGGCGATAGAAGATTATACTGAAGCAATTAGAATAGATGAAAATTATTCTGTTGCCTATAATAACCGGGGAAATGCTTACGCTGCCGTGGGAGATCCACAAAAAGCGATCGCAGATTACAATCAAGCTATTCGTTTAAATCCTAATTTTGGACCTGGGTTTAATAACCGAGGAAATGCTTTTGCTGCTGCTGGAGATAAACGCAGTGCATTACAAGATTTACAACGGGCAGCAGCTATTTTTGATCGAGAAGGTAACAAAGAATTGTATCAACAAGTAATGAAAAATATCCAAGAATTAGGAAATTAG
- a CDS encoding DUF29 family protein translates to MTQELIDLRNCILEQRYTDALAIVDELEGMSKKAILRQIKSFFKVLLIHLIKNQIEKRLTNSWAASMRNAVLEIQDINLKENKKSYYINLDDWYDYLENEIDVAIRDASVEVLNGVYSPFQLAEMVDKEQIIYQSQALLKFTYDYSVKELPAVVDNYLTQLPGGEDWKLGRR, encoded by the coding sequence ATGACCCAGGAATTAATAGACCTCAGAAATTGTATTTTAGAACAGCGTTACACAGATGCTTTAGCGATTGTGGATGAGTTGGAGGGGATGAGTAAAAAGGCGATTTTAAGACAAATAAAGTCTTTTTTCAAGGTGTTATTAATTCATTTAATTAAGAATCAAATTGAGAAGCGGTTAACAAATTCTTGGGCAGCTTCTATGAGAAATGCAGTTTTAGAAATTCAAGATATCAATTTAAAAGAAAATAAAAAATCCTATTATATTAATTTAGATGACTGGTATGATTATCTTGAAAATGAAATTGATGTAGCTATTCGTGATGCCAGTGTGGAAGTTTTAAATGGTGTTTATAGTCCTTTTCAATTAGCAGAAATGGTGGACAAGGAACAAATTATTTATCAAAGTCAAGCGTTATTAAAGTTCACTTATGATTATTCTGTTAAAGAATTACCAGCAGTGGTTGATAATTATTTGACTCAGTTACCTGGTGGTGAAGATTGGAAGTTAGGACGCAGATAA